GATCCTTGCCATCAGATCTAAATATACATAATAGTTTGATGCATCTGTCTTCTCTTTAAGTGGCATCTAAAAacctctctcttcctgttcCTGACAGAGCCGAATGTGTGCACCATCAGGGCCTGTGTCTTGTGCACCCCTCCCTCTTCTGTTCTCTGTGTGAACCCAGAGCTTTGTTGTGAGGTCCTGGTCTCCATACCATCAGCAACAACACATCGGCCCTGCATCACAGAATGGGGATTGGCATAAATACAGTTGACATCTCACATGCAGAAATACCCCAACCCTCTCATCTGATTAATGGCAGCAGTGGGGAGGATgccaggagagagaagaggctgATGGAGCTGCAGCTGTGGTTTTGGGCCCCACAGACCAGGGAGCCAGAGCACGGgtaaagacagaaagagggacagaaagagagaaagaaagaaaggcaaAGCATAACCAATACAACCAGACTATGCATAGGGtgtaacagaaataaaaaagtttATCTTGATAACTTTTTTGAAACTTTGAAACAAAACCAGACTTACAAACTGCATGATATTGTATTGTTTCATAGGCCAAAAATGTCCATTCTCTTCAAATAGTAATCTATGatcctgtttttaaaataaagttacatttcattacaaaaaaTTGGTGCCATTAATGTTTTCCTTTCAGTACTGACACATACTCTTATCTAAAGCCTTTTTGCTCACTTACTGGCCCATTTCCACCAAATCTGATATGACAGTTTGCTTCTTTAAACCACTTGTGTAAATCAGTTgagataaaaaaatattaacgcTTTATCATCTTTATCATGATGGacatgtactgtatgtaaaaGGGAGGTTTAAGTGGAGGATGCTAAAAGTAATAACCGTTAACCCATAAGTCTTCATCTGGAACAGTCAGAGTGTCCCATGCTGGTGTGTTTTGGGGGGCTCTttgctcctctccccctcctctctcagtgTTTTATGGGCTATGTGCTGTGGTGGGGTGACCTCCCTCTCACCCCGGTGCCACCCAGCCTGAGTGCGATTCCAGGGAACACGGCCCCTGCCAAAGCCCCACAGCGCCACATCTGCAACCCATAAACGCCAGCCACTCGCTCCAACTCCCTTTGCCcacactctcacactcctcCATTTCACCCCTCCGTGCCTCTCTCACCCactaactttttattttaatttccagATTCTTTCTTGTGCATTCCTACCTCCCTTGCTCCTACCACCACTGGCTTGATTCACGCTGACTCTTATCTTTGATTCCTTCACTgccatcttcttcttccttctctttatccacactgaaaaaaaaaaaaaaaaaatctcttgcCCATCATATCTTCAGTTGGGAGCCAGCTAACTGTGGTGGCAAAGACTGGGAACCACAAGACATTCCTGTTCAGGGAGACACGGTCAGCATGTCATCTGGTGGCTTAACCCATGCGTATGTGtgccacaaaaaacaaaagttagtTTCTTGTTTTTTCATAGATTTTCATCTGGCTGCTAAAAACACGCTATAATATTCCATACCCTTAATACTCAGGTATCTTTtttgactgaaataaaataacttttgCTTTTATGTGGTTGATACTATGACTgatttttgaaatataaaagtGAGTACCATTCAGTTCATCTTAGTTTATATCAATTTTGTATTTCCCCTATACAAGGGCAACTTCCTTCTCATTCTAATTTATCACTTTACTGAATCTTATCTAAACCAAATTGCCCAAACAGTTTGAGGCTCATAGCAACCGTCCAAGTTCATCTATGAAAAACGTTTCCGGTGTTATAATAATATGCCTCAGCCTCAGCAATGACTACACCACCAGTCTGAGTGCTTTAAGTATTCAAGacatctattaaaataaatgaggataaataataaatgattcaCAGCTTAGTTTTCAGCTAGGATATGGGGAAGAAGTATTTTAGATTTATAACTGACTGGTCTGTGTGCTCTGGCTTCAAGTCAGTGTAGGACCACCAAGGAGGACCACAGAAAAACCTGCTCAAAAAGGCCAACCACTTCTCTACATGAcacaaagaataaaaaaaataataataataaaataaaaaagctgaTTCACATTTCATTCACATTAACCCATCCAACTAATACTAATGGTTATAACTGTGCTTTTGGACCACTTTCACACATTCAGAAATACAgtctataaaaaaatatttgacttgCTGTACATGGACTCAATGAGTTAACCCTTGGGTACCTAAAATGATTCTTCACTGCCATCTAGAGTACTCTTGAAGTACTGCAACTAGTTTAAAAAGGTCTGCAACGTTTTTATATATTCAGTTTAAATCCACCAATCATGACAATAGATCGGCTTTCAGTCAATTTTTAATTTATAGATGCTATACACTCAGAATATAAGTTTAAATTTTGTGCATCTCCTGTGTACCACTACTCCATATCATCCAAGTCCTGCATCTCCACGGTCACCTCTCTTTTAACCCATGGTAAAGGCAAAGCCACAAAGGGGTCGTAGGTCCAGCGAGGGTACACTCTCTTATACAAGTTCATTAGGACTGTGTCTTGAGAGCGCAGCTGGTTATCAAATACACACTTCATGTGTCCATGGGTTCCTGAAAGATAAAAGAAAATCCATAAAtgtgtaacagtaacagtaataatGCAATGACTTGGCTCAAGTTTGGATTTTACCTAAAGCTTCTTTAATATGGCCTCTTCGTCCCCATTTAGTTCGCAGCTCTACTGGCTTGAACCACATGATATCATCTTTAACAGAATAAAATGATGACAAATATTAAATGATGtgcaaacaaaattataatattttcaaaatgatGTGCTATTCGAAGCATTCACCTCGATTAAAGAACATGTATCGAACAACTGCTGATCGTCTATTGATTTTGAAAGGGTGACCACTGAGGACGATTCTCTTGAGTACTATACGCTGTGGATCACAACTAAGCAGACTGCCTGTGGCCACAAGATCCTGTGCACCTAAAAGAGAATGTACAAAATTAATAGCTAGTTCAAGATCAGTCAAAAAagatcacacaaataaaaagatgCTAAATGCTTAAACATCAGCAACACTGTTAATTGTATTAAGTAATACAAAAACCTCACCATCATCTCGTTGTTTGAACAGCAGGGCTCCAGCAGGGTTAAAGGTGATGGGAGCGTACACTGACACAACAGTGGGGGCATCTGGTCTGAGAAAGCGCTCCATCTTGTGTTTGTCAGCTAGcaataagagaaaaaaataatattacagataTATAGAAAtacaactggaaaaaaaaaatctaaattagtTGAGATGTACCCGAGGTGTGTTGAGAGAAAATAGGGGAGGCCCTGAACCTTCGAAATCCACAATGGAAAATAAGTTCCTCCTTGGATTTTATTGGCTCTGTGTTACTGGGATGCCTCCTTACCAAAAGATGCATTACAGACATCTGCAAAAATATAGAGGTATTAGACCTGAGTGAGTTcttgtattttaaaacataggGCATATGCACAAACCTTCTGTTCATGGGGCAAAAGAGAGACTAGAACAAGTGGTCTGCCTGACTGGACACTGTCCATCACAGAGGATGGGACATCAATAATGTGCAGAGTAACATACCAGCCgacctaaaacaaaatatcttgtgTCATGAAGACAAATCATAACATTCAAATGCACTTATACAACAGATTTACCATTGCCCCCTCATCTTCAGCTGCAGCCTCAGTCAGGATGCGTCTGCGAGTGCGTTCAAAACTCTGAAACTGGAAAATGCGTGAATAGTCTGGAGGGAGGTTTTCCATGGGGTCCCAGGGAGAGGCACGAAAACTCTTTAAACCCCTGTAGCGCTGAaacctaaaatataaaatataattttaaaccATTTAGTTGCAGTTTGTTACTTCGTTCTATTAAATGTAATACTGAATGACCTGATTCTTGCAGGTGTATCTAGGGGTGTGTCCACTTCATCAGGAAACATCTCATTAGTACGAGCCTCTCGGTACCGCTGAAGGCCCTCCTCTTCTGCAGCTTTGTCCATGTTCGCATCATAGAGCTCGCCTGCCCCAGCTCGCTCCGAGGCACacacctcttcttcctcctcttcctcctctccatcctcttcatCAGAGGCACAACTTGAAGTAGGCTCCTGAtaagaaaacataaacatactCATTTTAAGTTGCTCAATGTGGAGACTTTAAAACATATAacctacttaaaaaaaataaataaaacataatacattACTATGACATGACTTCCCACAACATGTAAAATGCAACAACGCACATAGTTGAGGCACACTGGACAAGGAGGTAGACCCTTGCTGCATTGCCCGATAGAAATGCTGCTTAGAATACAACGACCAGTGTTCTTCTGGCGAACTTCACATGCCAGACACATGAGGGGAAGGTACTCTGCATGGGGTTGATTCACAACCTTTCCAACATCCTGGCtacagcaataataataattatcaaTTGAAGTACCACTTACCTCCTAGCTAATATATTAAATACTGATTCTTGTGTGCTCTACTTAACATCAAACACATATTAAAAACAATTCAAATCTCAATGGTCTCTTGCCTAAGACGAGTTTCCTAGACGTCTTTTCAACCAGagttgcaaataaataaataaatggacaacccctccctctgtccagaCAGgaagttgtgttcactgaaCAGGAAGACAGGAGGCTTCTCCTGGGACTCTTGCTCCAAACACTATTGTTGTGGCCAGCAGCCTGGCATTGAAGACCAGAGACAGACACtgtgaaaacaaacaaagcctCTCAGACCTAAGGTGCACCGTCTGGAGGTCACGTATACGCTAATTCCGGAAACTGTGACACAGAGGTTGAGCAGCTGTTAATCACCTTCACAGGAACCAATCactgtttctatggcaacaagCTAACCAATGAGATAACACAGCCCAAAAGATTAAAGGTTTAATATAATTTAGTCAGTATTACCTGTGAATTTAAATCCTCATCCCCCTCCATAGCTTCATCCATCAtgtcgtcatcatcatcatcttcatcactgCTGTCTCCATCTAATTCCCCATTCTCATCTTCATCCACAATCCACGTAGCCTGGTAATCCGACGTTCCTTTCGGCACTTTCATTACACGTTTGTTCTTTCTGGCCTCTGATCATAAAGCACACATTTCCAACCACCATTACAACAGAATGCTTCACAAGGAAATGCAGACTATGAATGGCTTTACCTTTTTCACAGTActgagcaaataaataaataaaacataaaaaattgaTACCTTCAGCTTCAAGCAACTCTGCCTCTGTGGGCCATGTTTGTTCTCCGTCCATGGGGTCCACCTCTGCCTCGGCCTGCAAACTTTCCCTGCGAGACAGGTCTGCTCTCATTAGCACACGAGTGGTCTCCTCTGTACCTCCATCCTGGAAGAATTAAAAATTATAAAGGCAAAGAAATCAGATCTAATGTTACTTCTATAttcattaatacattttatagcaGCCCATTTGAGCTTTAGTCTAAACCCCAAGTAAGGTGCTAATAAGCAGATAAAATAGCattaaaaattatgtaaaatgagtAACTTACAATCATGTCAACATCTCCTTTGCCAGGTTTGGTAACTCGTGGAGCTGAAATGTTCAGAGGAAGTGGATCTGAGGGGGCATCAATTTGGCTGAGCTGAAAGTCCCCATGCCCGCTAATGTGAACTAGTCTGTCCACTGACAGAGGACAGCCTCGGACATAACCAGAAACACAAAGAGTCCCCAAACCGGTGTTGCCTTCAGAATTAGGAGTAAAAGTGATGCTCTGTCCTAAAAGATGAGAACGTCTGGAGCGAAATCCTAGTTTTCTCTGCCTTTGGCTGCCAAGGTGTCTTAGCAACAGTGTTGCTTCCTGCTCTGTGTCGAGGGAGAATAGACGTGCATCAGGAAAACGGGCCTCAGTTATTTTTGAGAGAGCTCTTTTGGATTCAACCCTCTTTTTCATGGGAAGGTCTGTCAGACCAAGGCAAACCAGTGCTatgaaaacaacagaaaatacaAGATTTAATGTTAGTTTGTGTTCATTTATtgattttgttgacttttaaaaCCAGAAAACTACCTTAAACCAAGTCTTACCATGACTGGGCAAGCCCTGAGCAAAGAGACATGAAAGACAGTAGTCCCCATAACTGTCCCAACCTTCAGTAGAGTCCAACACAAAGACAAGACTGTCTGCAACCTTCACAATATCCAGCAGGGAGTGCAAGTCAGCTGTTCAAAGAAAGTACAAAAGGAGATAGAGTAAGTACAAAGACGGAACAAATCATTCATTTGAACAATAATTATAAATTTAATTTTAGCACAATGTCATTCCATACCAGTATTCTGATTCATAAAAACAAATCTTTGTTTAAATCGAGGCAGAAGTAATCCAAAACTTT
This Periophthalmus magnuspinnatus isolate fPerMag1 chromosome 13, fPerMag1.2.pri, whole genome shotgun sequence DNA region includes the following protein-coding sequences:
- the tsr1 gene encoding pre-rRNA-processing protein TSR1 homolog: MAANGEKQQGHRPGIYKQKNKGHKHGKHRTKGELERENKGRVPVTVLSKKQRREQRKMDRRHNANQLRRNKKDMVLTEKRRLGSKDGPPHLVAVVPLHAQVSACAVTKLLREEGTGGIVHQEQLISGVPESFGLLLPRFKQRFVFMNQNTADLHSLLDIVKVADSLVFVLDSTEGWDSYGDYCLSCLFAQGLPSHALVCLGLTDLPMKKRVESKRALSKITEARFPDARLFSLDTEQEATLLLRHLGSQRQRKLGFRSRRSHLLGQSITFTPNSEGNTGLGTLCVSGYVRGCPLSVDRLVHISGHGDFQLSQIDAPSDPLPLNISAPRVTKPGKGDVDMIDGGTEETTRVLMRADLSRRESLQAEAEVDPMDGEQTWPTEAELLEAEEARKNKRVMKVPKGTSDYQATWIVDEDENGELDGDSSDEDDDDDDMMDEAMEGDEDLNSQEPTSSCASDEEDGEEEEEEEEVCASERAGAGELYDANMDKAAEEEGLQRYREARTNEMFPDEVDTPLDTPARIRFQRYRGLKSFRASPWDPMENLPPDYSRIFQFQSFERTRRRILTEAAAEDEGAMVGWYVTLHIIDVPSSVMDSVQSGRPLVLVSLLPHEQKMSVMHLLVRRHPSNTEPIKSKEELIFHCGFRRFRASPIFSQHTSADKHKMERFLRPDAPTVVSVYAPITFNPAGALLFKQRDDGAQDLVATGSLLSCDPQRIVLKRIVLSGHPFKINRRSAVVRYMFFNRDDIMWFKPVELRTKWGRRGHIKEALGTHGHMKCVFDNQLRSQDTVLMNLYKRVYPRWTYDPFVALPLPWVKREVTVEMQDLDDME